A region of Streptomyces sp. NBC_01267 DNA encodes the following proteins:
- the pgi gene encoding glucose-6-phosphate isomerase, which produces MNAEGRTRLNQMPEWTALGKHREQLGDTRLRELFDRDPARGTAYTLRAGDLYLDYSKHLVTDETLGLLRELAAAAGVAELRDAMFRGEKINTTEDRAVLHTALRAPRDAVVEVDGENVVPAVHAVLDKMAAFADRVRSGEWTGHTGKRIRTVVNIGIGGSDLGPAMAYEALRSFTDRELQVRFVSNVDGADLHEAVRDLDPAETLFVIASKTFTTIETITNATSARNWLLTNLRAGEDAVAKHFVALSTNAEKVADFGIDTANMFEFWDWVGGRYSYDSAIGLSLMIAIGPDRFRQMLDGFHQVDEHFRTAPPEENIPLLLGLLGVWYGAFFDAQSHAVLPYSHYLSKFTAYLQQLDMESNGKSVDRQGNPVDWQTGPVVWGTPGTNGQHAYYQLLHQGTKVVPADFIGFARPVDDLTSGLEAQHDLLMANFFAQTQALAFGKTPDEVRAEGVAEELVPHKTFRGNHPTTTILADTLTPSVLGQLIALYEHKVFVQGAIWNIDSFDQWGVELGKVLAKKIEPLLTESGSGSGSEAGADEQLDSSTAALISTYRTLRGR; this is translated from the coding sequence ATGAACGCAGAAGGCCGTACCAGGCTCAACCAGATGCCCGAGTGGACCGCACTGGGCAAGCACCGGGAGCAGCTGGGCGACACGCGTCTGCGGGAGCTGTTCGACAGGGATCCGGCGCGAGGGACCGCATACACCCTCCGGGCGGGCGATCTGTATCTCGACTACTCCAAGCACTTGGTGACCGACGAGACACTCGGCCTGCTCCGTGAGCTGGCCGCTGCCGCCGGGGTCGCCGAGCTGCGCGACGCGATGTTCCGCGGCGAGAAGATCAACACCACCGAGGACCGCGCGGTGCTGCACACCGCGCTCCGCGCTCCGCGCGACGCGGTCGTCGAGGTGGACGGGGAGAACGTCGTGCCGGCCGTGCACGCCGTGCTCGACAAGATGGCCGCCTTCGCCGACAGGGTCAGGTCGGGCGAGTGGACCGGTCACACCGGCAAGCGCATCAGGACCGTCGTCAACATCGGCATCGGCGGTTCGGACCTCGGCCCCGCGATGGCGTACGAGGCGCTGCGCTCGTTCACCGACCGCGAGCTGCAGGTCCGCTTCGTCTCCAACGTCGACGGTGCCGATCTGCACGAGGCCGTAAGGGACTTGGACCCGGCGGAGACGCTGTTCGTCATCGCGTCCAAGACCTTCACCACCATTGAGACCATCACCAACGCGACGTCCGCGCGCAACTGGCTGCTGACGAATCTGCGGGCCGGTGAGGACGCGGTGGCGAAGCACTTCGTGGCCCTGTCGACGAACGCGGAGAAGGTCGCGGACTTCGGCATCGACACGGCCAACATGTTCGAGTTCTGGGACTGGGTCGGCGGACGGTACTCGTACGACTCGGCCATCGGCCTCTCGCTGATGATCGCGATCGGCCCCGACCGCTTCCGGCAGATGCTGGACGGATTCCACCAGGTCGACGAGCACTTCCGCACCGCCCCGCCCGAGGAGAACATCCCGCTCCTGCTCGGCCTGCTGGGCGTCTGGTACGGCGCGTTCTTCGACGCGCAGTCGCACGCGGTCCTGCCGTACTCGCACTACCTCTCCAAGTTCACCGCCTACCTCCAGCAGTTGGACATGGAGTCCAACGGCAAGTCCGTGGACCGCCAGGGCAATCCGGTCGACTGGCAGACCGGACCGGTGGTCTGGGGCACGCCGGGCACCAACGGCCAGCACGCGTACTACCAGTTGCTGCACCAGGGCACCAAGGTCGTCCCGGCGGACTTCATCGGCTTCGCCAGGCCCGTCGACGACCTGACGTCCGGGCTGGAGGCCCAGCACGACCTGCTCATGGCGAACTTCTTCGCCCAGACCCAGGCCCTCGCCTTCGGCAAGACGCCCGACGAGGTACGGGCGGAAGGCGTTGCCGAGGAGCTCGTCCCGCACAAGACGTTCCGGGGCAACCACCCGACGACGACGATCCTCGCGGACACGCTCACCCCGTCCGTGCTGGGCCAGCTGATCGCGCTCTACGAGCACAAGGTGTTCGTCCAGGGCGCCATCTGGAACATCGACTCCTTCGACCAGTGGGGCGTCGAGCTCGGCAAGGTCCTCGCCAAGAAGATCGAGCCGCTCCTCACCGAAAGCGGAAGCGGAAGCGGAAGCGAGGCCGGAGCCGACGAGCAGCTGGACAGCTCCACCGCCGCGCTGATCTCCACGTACCGCACCCTGCGCGGTCGTTGA
- a CDS encoding MFS transporter, translating into MADAAAQVCAPAWRGGFGRLWTAAVVSKFGDSLRTAAMPLLAASLTRDPVLVSLVTACGYLPWLLFGLLGGAVADRVDQRRAMWGVDVVRGVLMAAFAVTVALGHASMALLIALAFALTTLQTLFDNAATALLPQLVPPEALGSANARLMTGQQIVGGFLAAPLVPALLVAGAAAPYGADAVSYVLAAGLVASLRTAAPDRPPRATGRTLRSDIAEGIRVLWRDGMLRALCIATMLCNIGMGALIATLVLDVTGWLGAGHSGYAAALTAVGAGSLAGGLLSRRVSLRVGRVRSVFLAGSVQTGCLVAVGSVRELWVTVAALALFGACGMLWNVNQVTLMQQRSPEAMVGRISAAFRTLSTGGAPLGALLGGAVAAAWGLNTPALLAAALFAAAVASLARQIN; encoded by the coding sequence ATGGCCGACGCAGCCGCGCAGGTATGCGCTCCGGCCTGGCGTGGCGGGTTCGGCCGTCTCTGGACGGCGGCCGTCGTCTCGAAGTTCGGGGACTCGCTGCGTACGGCGGCGATGCCGCTGCTCGCCGCGTCGCTGACCCGGGATCCGGTGCTGGTGTCCCTGGTGACGGCCTGCGGATATCTGCCGTGGCTGCTGTTCGGGCTGCTGGGTGGCGCGGTCGCCGACCGGGTGGACCAGCGGCGGGCGATGTGGGGCGTCGATGTGGTGCGGGGCGTGCTGATGGCCGCCTTCGCGGTGACGGTCGCGCTGGGGCACGCGTCGATGGCCCTGTTGATCGCCCTGGCCTTCGCGCTCACCACACTCCAGACGCTCTTCGACAACGCGGCGACCGCCCTGCTGCCCCAACTCGTCCCGCCTGAGGCGCTGGGCAGTGCCAACGCGCGGCTGATGACCGGTCAGCAGATCGTCGGCGGTTTCCTGGCCGCGCCCCTGGTGCCGGCGCTCCTGGTGGCCGGGGCGGCGGCGCCGTACGGTGCGGACGCCGTCAGCTACGTCCTCGCGGCGGGTCTGGTCGCCTCGCTGCGGACGGCCGCGCCCGACCGGCCGCCCAGGGCCACGGGCCGCACCCTGCGGAGCGACATCGCCGAAGGCATACGGGTGCTGTGGCGCGACGGGATGCTGAGAGCGCTGTGCATCGCCACCATGCTGTGCAACATCGGCATGGGCGCGCTGATCGCCACTCTGGTCCTGGACGTCACCGGATGGCTCGGCGCCGGGCACAGCGGCTATGCGGCGGCCCTCACCGCGGTCGGGGCGGGCAGTCTGGCGGGCGGGCTGCTGTCCCGCCGGGTGTCCCTGCGCGTCGGGCGCGTCCGGAGCGTCTTCCTGGCCGGAAGCGTCCAGACCGGCTGTCTGGTCGCCGTCGGGAGCGTCCGGGAGCTCTGGGTGACGGTCGCCGCGCTGGCCCTGTTCGGGGCGTGCGGAATGCTGTGGAACGTCAACCAGGTCACGCTGATGCAGCAGCGCAGCCCGGAAGCCATGGTGGGCAGGATCAGCGCCGCCTTCCGTACGCTGTCGACCGGCGGAGCCCCTCTGGGTGCGCTGCTGGGCGGTGCGGTGGCCGCCGCGTGGGGGCTGAACACCCCGGCACTTCTCGCAGCGGCGCTCTTCGCGGCTGCCGTAGCGTCACTCGCACGTCAGATCAATTAG
- a CDS encoding RNA polymerase-binding protein RbpA, with translation MASGNAIRGSRVGAGPMGEAERGESAPRLRISFWCSNGHETQPSFAHDAQVPETWDCPRCGFPAGQDSENPPDPPRTEPYKTHLAYVRERRSDEDGEAILAEALAKLRGEI, from the coding sequence GTGGCAAGTGGCAACGCGATCCGGGGAAGCCGGGTCGGAGCGGGGCCGATGGGGGAGGCCGAGCGGGGCGAGTCCGCGCCGCGCCTCCGCATCTCCTTCTGGTGCTCGAACGGGCACGAGACGCAGCCGAGCTTCGCCCACGACGCACAGGTTCCGGAGACTTGGGACTGCCCGCGCTGTGGGTTCCCCGCCGGTCAGGACAGCGAGAATCCGCCGGACCCGCCGCGCACCGAGCCGTACAAGACGCACCTCGCGTACGTACGGGAGCGGCGCAGCGACGAGGACGGCGAGGCGATTCTCGCCGAGGCCCTGGCGAAACTGCGGGGCGAGATCTAA
- the secG gene encoding preprotein translocase subunit SecG produces MGFSIALIVFSLLLMLLVLMHKGKGGGLSDMFGGGMQSSVGGSSVAERNLDRITVVLGLLWFVCIVVLGLLMKLKN; encoded by the coding sequence CTGGGGTTCTCGATCGCCCTGATCGTCTTCAGCCTGCTGCTGATGCTGCTGGTGCTGATGCACAAGGGGAAGGGCGGCGGCCTCTCCGACATGTTCGGTGGTGGCATGCAGTCGTCCGTCGGCGGCTCCTCGGTCGCCGAGCGCAACCTCGACCGCATCACCGTGGTGCTCGGCCTGCTGTGGTTCGTGTGCATCGTCGTGCTCGGTCTGCTGATGAAGCTGAAGAACTGA
- the tpiA gene encoding triose-phosphate isomerase gives MTNQSTRTPLMAGNWKMNLNHLEAIAHVQKLSFALTDKDYDAVEVAVLPPFVDLRSVQTLVDGDKLKIKYGAQDISAHDSGAYTGEISGPMLAKLKCSYVAVGHSERRQYHEESDELCNAKVKAAFKYGITPILCVGEGLDIRKAGQQVEYTLKQLDGGLKDIPADEAESIVIAYEPVWAIGTGEVATPEDAQEVCGAIRGRLAELYSQELADKVRIQYGGSVKSGNVAAIMAQPDVDGALIGGAALDADEFVKIVRFRDQ, from the coding sequence ATGACGAATCAGAGCACCCGCACCCCGCTGATGGCGGGCAACTGGAAGATGAACCTCAACCACCTCGAGGCCATCGCGCACGTCCAGAAGCTGTCCTTCGCGCTCACGGACAAGGACTACGACGCGGTCGAGGTGGCGGTCCTGCCGCCCTTCGTCGACCTGCGGTCCGTCCAGACCCTGGTCGACGGGGACAAGCTCAAGATCAAGTACGGCGCCCAGGACATCTCGGCGCACGACTCCGGCGCGTACACCGGCGAGATCTCGGGCCCGATGCTGGCCAAGCTGAAGTGCAGCTACGTGGCCGTCGGCCACAGCGAGCGCCGTCAGTACCACGAGGAGAGCGACGAGCTCTGCAACGCCAAGGTCAAGGCCGCGTTCAAGTACGGCATCACCCCGATCCTGTGCGTCGGTGAGGGCCTGGACATCCGCAAGGCCGGACAGCAGGTCGAGTACACGCTGAAGCAGCTCGACGGCGGGCTCAAGGACATCCCGGCCGACGAGGCCGAGTCGATCGTGATCGCGTACGAGCCGGTCTGGGCGATCGGCACCGGCGAGGTCGCCACCCCCGAGGACGCCCAGGAGGTCTGCGGCGCGATCCGCGGGCGGCTGGCCGAGCTGTACTCGCAGGAGCTGGCCGACAAGGTCCGCATCCAGTACGGCGGCTCCGTCAAGTCCGGGAACGTCGCCGCGATCATGGCGCAGCCCGATGTGGACGGTGCGCTGATCGGTGGCGCGGCGCTCGACGCCGACGAGTTCGTCAAGATCGTCCGGTTCCGCGACCAGTGA
- a CDS encoding phosphoglycerate kinase, translating to MKTIDELLAEGVAGKRVFVRADLNVPLSGTTITDDGRIRAVLPTVSKLAEAGARVVVASHLGRPKGAPDPAFSLAPVAARLGELLGTDVAFATDTVGESARATVAALADGQIAVIENLRFNAGETSKDDAERGAFADQLAGLADLYVGDGFGAVHRKHASVFDLPARLPHAAGYLIATEVGVLKKLTSDVQRPYAVVLGGAKVSDKLGVIDHLLERADRILIGGGMAYTFLKAQGHEVGSSLLQEDQIPVVLEYLQRAKEKGVEFVLPVDVVVSAQFPDLKAKAPTHPQTVPADAIPAGQMGLDNGPETDKLYASKLADAATVFWNGPMGVFEHPDYADGTRAVAQALLDSPAFTVVGGGDSAAAVRILGFDENKFGHISTGGGASLEYLEGKTLPGLAALEN from the coding sequence ATGAAGACCATCGACGAACTTCTCGCCGAAGGGGTCGCGGGCAAGCGGGTATTCGTCCGCGCCGACCTCAATGTGCCGCTCTCCGGCACCACCATCACCGACGACGGCCGCATCCGCGCCGTCCTGCCGACGGTGTCCAAGCTCGCCGAGGCGGGCGCACGTGTCGTCGTCGCCTCCCACCTGGGCCGCCCGAAGGGTGCCCCGGACCCGGCGTTCTCGCTCGCACCCGTCGCCGCGCGCCTCGGTGAACTCCTCGGCACCGACGTCGCGTTCGCGACCGACACCGTCGGCGAGTCCGCCCGCGCCACGGTCGCCGCTCTCGCCGACGGCCAGATCGCCGTCATCGAGAACCTCCGCTTCAACGCCGGTGAGACCTCCAAGGACGACGCCGAGCGCGGCGCCTTCGCCGACCAGCTCGCCGGCCTCGCCGATCTCTACGTCGGCGACGGCTTCGGCGCGGTGCACCGCAAGCACGCCTCGGTCTTCGACCTCCCGGCGCGCCTGCCGCACGCCGCCGGCTACCTCATCGCCACCGAGGTCGGCGTCCTCAAGAAGCTGACCTCCGACGTCCAGCGCCCGTACGCGGTGGTCCTCGGCGGTGCCAAGGTCTCCGACAAGCTCGGCGTCATCGACCACCTCCTGGAGCGGGCCGACCGCATCCTCATCGGCGGCGGCATGGCGTACACCTTCCTCAAGGCCCAGGGCCACGAGGTCGGCAGCTCGCTGCTCCAGGAAGACCAGATCCCGGTGGTGCTGGAGTACCTGCAGCGCGCGAAGGAGAAGGGCGTGGAGTTCGTGCTCCCCGTCGACGTCGTGGTCTCCGCGCAGTTCCCGGACCTCAAGGCCAAGGCGCCGACCCACCCCCAGACGGTCCCCGCGGACGCCATCCCGGCCGGACAGATGGGGCTGGACAACGGCCCCGAGACCGACAAGCTGTACGCATCGAAGCTCGCCGACGCGGCCACCGTCTTCTGGAACGGCCCGATGGGCGTCTTCGAGCACCCCGACTACGCGGACGGCACCCGGGCCGTCGCGCAGGCACTCCTCGACAGCCCCGCCTTCACCGTCGTCGGCGGTGGCGACTCGGCCGCCGCGGTCCGCATCCTGGGCTTCGACGAGAACAAATTCGGACATATCTCGACCGGTGGCGGCGCGAGCCTCGAATACCTCGAAGGCAAGACGCTTCCCGGCCTCGCCGCACTGGAGAACTGA
- the gap gene encoding type I glyceraldehyde-3-phosphate dehydrogenase, with amino-acid sequence MTIRVGINGFGRIGRNYFRALLEQGADIEIVAVNDLGDTATTAHLLKYDTILGRLKAEVSHTADTITVDGHTIKVLSERNPADIPWGELGVDIVIESTGFFTKKADAEKHIAGGAKKVLISAPAKGEDITIVMGVNQDKYDAAKHNVISNASCTTNCVAPMAKVLLENFGIVKGMMTTVHAYTNDQRILDYPHSDLRRARAAAENIIPTTTGAAKATALVIPELEGKLDGIAMRVPVPTGSVTDLVIELEREVTKDEVNAAFQKASEGQLKGLLDYTEDPIVSSDIVNWPASCTFDSSLTMVQGKSVKVIGWYDNEWGYSNRLVDLTVFVGNQL; translated from the coding sequence GTGACGATCCGCGTAGGCATCAACGGCTTTGGCCGCATCGGTCGTAACTACTTCCGCGCGCTGCTGGAGCAGGGTGCAGACATCGAGATCGTGGCTGTCAACGACCTGGGTGACACTGCGACCACCGCGCATCTGCTGAAGTACGACACGATTCTGGGCCGTCTCAAGGCCGAGGTCTCGCACACCGCAGACACCATCACCGTTGACGGCCACACCATCAAGGTGCTGTCCGAGCGCAACCCGGCCGACATCCCCTGGGGTGAGCTGGGAGTCGACATCGTCATCGAGTCGACCGGTTTCTTCACCAAGAAGGCCGATGCCGAGAAGCACATTGCGGGCGGCGCCAAGAAGGTCCTCATCTCGGCTCCGGCCAAGGGCGAGGACATCACCATTGTGATGGGCGTCAACCAGGACAAGTACGACGCGGCAAAGCACAACGTCATCTCCAACGCCTCCTGCACCACCAACTGCGTGGCGCCGATGGCCAAGGTTCTCCTGGAGAACTTCGGCATCGTCAAGGGCATGATGACGACGGTCCACGCGTACACCAACGACCAGCGCATCCTTGACTACCCGCACTCGGACCTGCGCCGCGCCCGCGCCGCCGCCGAGAACATCATTCCGACCACCACGGGTGCCGCCAAGGCCACCGCGCTGGTCATCCCGGAGCTCGAGGGCAAGCTCGACGGCATCGCGATGCGCGTCCCGGTCCCGACCGGCTCCGTGACCGACCTGGTCATCGAGCTGGAGCGCGAGGTCACCAAGGACGAGGTGAACGCCGCGTTCCAGAAGGCCTCCGAGGGCCAGCTCAAGGGCCTCCTCGACTACACCGAGGACCCGATCGTCTCCTCGGACATCGTCAACTGGCCGGCGTCCTGCACCTTCGACTCCTCCCTGACCATGGTCCAGGGCAAGAGCGTGAAGGTCATCGGCTGGTACGACAACGAGTGGGGCTACTCCAACCGTCTGGTCGACCTCACGGTCTTCGTCGGCAACCAGCTCTGA
- the whiA gene encoding DNA-binding protein WhiA: MAMTAAVKDEISRLPVTRTCCRKAEVSAILRFAGGLHLVSGRIVIEAELDTAMAARRLKRDVLEIFGHNSELIVMAPGGLRRGSRYVVRVVAGGDQLARQTGLVDGRGRPIRGLPPQVVSGATCDAEAAWRGAFLAHGSLTEPGRSSSLEVTCPGPEAALALVGAARRLQIASKAREVRGVDRVVVRDGDAIGALLTRLGAHESVLAWEERRMRREVRATANRLANFDDANLRRSARAAVAAGARVGRALEILADEVPEHLAAAGRLRMEHKQASLEELGALADPPLTKDAVAGRIRRLLAMADKRAQDLGIPGTESTLSEEMDDSLVG; this comes from the coding sequence ATGGCGATGACGGCAGCGGTGAAGGACGAAATTTCCCGGCTCCCCGTCACCCGGACCTGCTGCAGGAAGGCGGAGGTTTCGGCGATTCTTCGGTTCGCCGGCGGGCTGCACCTGGTGAGCGGGCGGATTGTGATCGAGGCGGAGCTGGACACCGCGATGGCGGCGCGCCGGCTCAAGCGGGACGTCCTGGAGATCTTCGGACACAACTCCGAACTGATCGTGATGGCACCCGGCGGTCTGCGCAGAGGCAGCCGCTACGTCGTACGGGTCGTGGCAGGCGGCGACCAGCTGGCACGCCAGACAGGCCTGGTGGACGGCCGGGGCCGTCCCATCCGCGGACTGCCCCCGCAGGTGGTCTCGGGGGCCACCTGTGACGCCGAGGCGGCCTGGCGGGGTGCTTTCCTGGCGCACGGCTCGCTCACCGAGCCCGGCCGTTCCTCCTCGCTGGAGGTGACCTGCCCGGGGCCCGAGGCGGCCCTGGCGCTGGTGGGCGCGGCCCGCAGGCTCCAGATCGCGTCCAAGGCCCGCGAGGTGCGGGGCGTGGACCGGGTCGTCGTCCGGGACGGGGACGCGATCGGCGCGCTGCTGACCCGGCTCGGCGCCCACGAGTCCGTACTGGCCTGGGAGGAGCGGCGGATGCGCCGCGAGGTCCGCGCCACCGCCAACCGCCTCGCCAACTTCGACGACGCCAACCTGCGCCGCTCGGCGCGGGCCGCGGTCGCCGCCGGGGCCCGGGTGGGGCGCGCGCTGGAGATCCTCGCCGACGAGGTCCCCGAGCATCTCGCGGCGGCAGGGCGGCTGCGGATGGAGCACAAGCAGGCGTCGCTGGAGGAGCTGGGCGCGCTCGCCGATCCGCCGCTGACCAAGGACGCGGTGGCCGGGCGGATCCGCAGGCTGCTGGCGATGGCGGACAAGCGGGCACAGGATCTGGGAATTCCCGGCACGGAGTCGACCCTCTCCGAAGAGATGGACGACAGCCTCGTCGGCTGA
- a CDS encoding gluconeogenesis factor YvcK family protein, whose product MTSRATPKLRRVRLVPGRIRRGTQPKVVALGGGMGLSASLAALRRITGDLTAVVTVADDGGSSGRLREELGVLPPGDLRKALAALCGDDDWGQTWSRVIQHRFQSKGDLHEHAVGNLLIVALWEQLGDHVQALDLVGKLLGAHGRVLPMSAVPLELQALVRGHDPDRPDEIGTVRGQATVALTPGEVQSVHLVPNDPPAVPEAVAAVLDADWVVLGPGSWFSSVIPHLLVPELLDALIETKARKVLSLNLAPQPGETDGFSPQRHLEVLARHAPKLALDVVLADEAAVPDRSSLAEAAQGLGAAVELAPVASPDGSPTHDRELLAAAYDRIFRMHGRIGPWR is encoded by the coding sequence GTGACGAGCCGCGCGACCCCGAAGCTGCGGCGCGTACGTCTGGTCCCCGGCCGGATCCGGCGTGGCACCCAGCCCAAGGTCGTCGCCCTGGGCGGCGGGATGGGACTGTCCGCCTCGCTCGCCGCGCTGCGCCGGATCACCGGGGACCTGACCGCCGTGGTGACCGTCGCCGACGACGGCGGCTCCAGCGGACGGCTCCGTGAGGAGCTGGGCGTACTGCCGCCCGGTGATCTGCGCAAGGCGCTCGCGGCGCTCTGCGGGGACGACGACTGGGGGCAGACCTGGTCCCGGGTCATCCAGCACCGCTTCCAGTCCAAGGGCGACCTGCACGAGCACGCGGTCGGCAATCTGCTGATCGTGGCCCTGTGGGAGCAGCTGGGTGACCATGTGCAGGCCCTCGACCTGGTCGGCAAGCTGCTGGGCGCGCACGGCAGGGTGCTGCCGATGTCCGCCGTACCGCTGGAGCTCCAGGCGCTCGTACGCGGCCACGACCCGGACCGCCCCGACGAGATCGGCACGGTCCGTGGCCAGGCGACGGTCGCGCTCACCCCGGGCGAGGTGCAGTCGGTGCACCTCGTCCCGAACGACCCGCCGGCGGTGCCGGAGGCCGTCGCCGCGGTCCTCGACGCGGACTGGGTGGTGCTCGGTCCCGGCTCCTGGTTCTCCTCGGTGATTCCGCATCTCCTGGTGCCCGAATTGCTGGACGCGCTCATCGAGACGAAGGCCCGCAAAGTGCTTTCGCTCAATCTCGCGCCGCAACCCGGTGAAACCGATGGCTTCTCACCGCAGCGTCATTTGGAGGTTTTGGCCCGACACGCCCCTAAACTCGCCCTGGACGTGGTGCTGGCCGACGAGGCCGCCGTGCCCGACCGCTCAAGTCTCGCCGAAGCCGCCCAAGGGCTCGGTGCGGCGGTCGAGCTGGCGCCCGTGGCCTCGCCCGACGGCTCCCCGACACATGACCGGGAGCTGCTGGCCGCCGCGTACGACCGTATTTTTCGGATGCATGGAAGGATCGGCCCATGGCGATGA
- the rapZ gene encoding RNase adapter RapZ, translating into MSEEQERDGADVGTGSTGTPAEATEAAIPELVIISGMSGAGRSTAAKCLEDLGWFVVDNLPPALIPTMVELGARSQGNVARIAVVVDVRGRRFFDNLRQSLADLADKQVTRRIVFLESSDDALVRRFESVRRPHPLQGDGRITDGIAAERDLLRELRGDADLVIDTSSLNVHELRAKMDAQFAGDEEPELRATVMSFGYKYGLPVDADLVVDCRFLPNPHWVPELRPFTGLNEEVSAYVFNQPGAKEFLNQYSELLQIIATGYRREGKRYVTIAVGCTGGKHRSVAMSEKLAARLASEGIETVLVHRDMGRE; encoded by the coding sequence ATGAGTGAAGAGCAGGAACGGGACGGAGCAGACGTGGGCACGGGCAGCACGGGCACACCGGCCGAGGCCACCGAGGCGGCCATCCCGGAGCTGGTGATCATCTCCGGGATGTCGGGCGCCGGGCGCTCCACCGCGGCCAAATGTCTGGAGGACCTCGGCTGGTTCGTCGTCGACAACCTGCCGCCCGCGCTGATCCCCACCATGGTGGAGCTCGGCGCCCGCTCGCAGGGCAACGTGGCGCGGATCGCCGTCGTCGTCGACGTCCGGGGCCGCCGCTTCTTCGACAACCTCCGCCAGTCGCTCGCCGACCTGGCGGACAAGCAGGTCACCCGGCGGATCGTCTTCCTGGAGTCGTCCGACGACGCCCTGGTGCGCCGCTTCGAATCGGTCCGCAGACCGCACCCTCTCCAGGGCGACGGCCGCATCACCGACGGCATCGCAGCCGAGCGTGACCTGCTGCGCGAGCTGCGTGGCGACGCCGACCTGGTGATCGACACCTCCAGCCTCAACGTCCATGAGCTGCGCGCCAAGATGGACGCCCAGTTCGCGGGCGACGAGGAACCGGAACTGCGTGCGACGGTGATGTCGTTCGGGTACAAGTACGGACTGCCCGTCGACGCCGACCTCGTCGTCGACTGCCGCTTCCTGCCGAACCCGCACTGGGTCCCCGAGCTGCGCCCCTTCACCGGCCTCAACGAGGAGGTCTCCGCCTATGTCTTCAACCAGCCGGGTGCCAAGGAGTTCCTCAACCAGTACAGCGAGCTGCTCCAGATCATCGCCACCGGCTACCGCCGTGAGGGCAAGCGGTACGTGACCATCGCGGTCGGCTGCACCGGCGGCAAGCACCGCTCGGTGGCGATGTCCGAGAAGCTCGCCGCCCGGCTGGCGTCGGAAGGGATCGAGACGGTGCTCGTCCACCGCGACATGGGGCGCGAGTGA